The following proteins are encoded in a genomic region of Callospermophilus lateralis isolate mCalLat2 chromosome 5 unlocalized genomic scaffold, mCalLat2.hap1 SUPER_5_unloc_2, whole genome shotgun sequence:
- the LOC143386868 gene encoding LOW QUALITY PROTEIN: olfactory receptor 13G1-like (The sequence of the model RefSeq protein was modified relative to this genomic sequence to represent the inferred CDS: inserted 1 base in 1 codon): protein MNHTVVTQFIMLGLTQNPEVQSVLFYVLLLIYMVAFLGNMLIVVAIISNATLHTPMYILLLGLAIVDIVCTTSVIPEVLXAMLSTESTISYSSCMSQLFFFTWSLEAEMVLFTTMAYDRYVAICFPLHYSTIMNPCTCVALLSLVMAIAVTNSWVHTGLILRLTFCGPNTIDHFFCEIPPLLALSCSPVRINEVMVYVADITLAVGDFTLTCISYGFIIRAILRIRSTEGKKKAFSTCSSHLIVVSLYYCPVIYTYIRPASSYTFEKDKVVAALYTLVTPTLNPIVYSFRNKEMQAGVRKVLLKC from the exons ATGAACCACACCGTGGTCACTCAGTTCATCATGCTGGGGCTCACCCAGAACCCTGAGGTTCAGAGCGTGCTCTTCTatgtcctcctcctcatctacATGGTTGCGTTCCTGGGCAACATGCTCATTGTGGTCGCCATCATCAGCAATGCCACGCTGCACACGCCCATGTACATACTCCTGCTGGGGCTGGCCATCGTGGACATCGTCTGCACCACCAGCGTCATCCCCGAGGTGC TGGCCATGCTGTCCACGGAGAGCACCATCTCCTATAGCAGCTGCATGTCCCAGCTCTTCTTCTTCACCTGGTCCCTGGAGGCCGAGATGGTGCTCTTTACCAccatggcctatgaccgctacGTGGCCATCTGCTTCCCCCTTCATTACAGCACCATCATGAACCCTTGCACGTGCGTGGCCTTGCTCAGCCTTGTCATGGCCATTGCCGTCACCAACTCCTGGGTGCACACGGGTCTCATCCTGAGGCTCACCTTCTGCGGGCCGAATACCATTGACCACTTCTTCTGTGAGATACCCCCTCTGCTGGCCCTGTCCTGCAGCCCTGTGAGGATCAACGAGGTGATGGTGTACGTAGCTGACATCACCCTGGCCGTGGGGGACTTCACGCTGACCTGCATCTCCTACGGCTTCATCATCAGGGCCATCCTGCGCATCCGCTCCACGGAGGGCAAAAAGAAGGCCTTCTCCACCTGCTCGTCCCACCTCATTGTGGTATCCCTCTACTACTGCCCCGTGATCTACACCTACATCCGCCCCGCCTCCAGCTATACCTTCGAGAAGGACAAGGTGGTGGCCGCACTCTACACCCTGGTGACACCCACACTGAACCCCATTGTGTACAGCTTCCGCAATAAGGAGATGCAGGCGGGAGTCAGGAAGGTGCTTCTGAAGTGTTAG